Below is a genomic region from Ferribacterium limneticum.
CGAACATTTCGTGATGCTGGTGGATGACGGCGAGCACGGGTGGCGGGAAACCCAGGCGCTTGCCAAGGGTTACGCCGTAGTCGCAATGCTGCTCGTAGAGATGCAGCTCGGCCTGCGTCAAGGGCTCGACCTTGAGCAGGATGCGGCTGGGAATTTCGGCCCGCCCGATGTCGTGGAACAAGGCGCCCATGCCGAGCGCTGTGACCGCCTCCTGCGGCACGCCGAGGTCGCGGGCGAGCATCAGCGAGAGCATGGTGACGTTGAGCGAGTGAAAATACAGTTCCTCGCCGCCGGCCATGTCGCCCATGACGTGAATGGCCAGTTCCGGCGCGCTGAGGATCGATTCCGAAATCTGATTGACCAGCAGAGTGGCCGACTTCACGGTCTCAGCCGGCTTGGTCAGGATATTTTTTTCGACCTCGCGGATGGTGCTGGCGGTGACGATGAAGGCATTTTCGATACGCGCCGCCGATGCGCGCTGCACACGAATACGCTCGATCATCGCCTTCTTGGCGGCCAGCGCCTTGGCGATGACCGGGCTGACCTCGTCCCTGGCCGACTGCTCGGCGGGCGCCGCCGTTTCGTCCGGATGTTCCCGGTCGCTCAGGTCCAGGCTGTAGCGCACGCGCTTGAGCCCGAGCCCGCGAATGGTCCGGATTTGCTCCTCGGTCTTGATCTTGAAGTGGCTGAGGGCAAACGGATGCTCGAACCAGCGCAGATCGAGATAGACGTACAGTCCTATCCGGAGTTCGCTGACATCAATGGTGGGATCGCTGTTCACGACTTTCGACAGTGGAGAAAACGGCAGTTGGCAGACGGGCAGGGAATTACATTCCGCATTCTATCCCTCTCGGGCGCCGGGCCGGCAACCCCGCGCCCGCCTCGTTGGCGCTACGTTCCCACGGTCAACCGGGTTTACTACGTGAAACGTAAAAAACGGCCAAATTTGAAAGCGCCGGCAGGACTTGGCAGGAATCAGCGCAGACCACCATAGTCGTCGGCCAACTGGTCGTAATGGGCGTGCGCCTCGGTTTCCTTGAGCGCGGCAGCGTACCATTCGAGCATTGCCGGATGGGCCAGCATGGCGTCCCGGTAGGCGGCAGCGACCGGCGGCAGCGGCACGTTGTAAACGTTGAAGCGGCAGACGATGGGCGCGAACATCGCGTCGGCCACCGAAAATTCACCGAACAGCCACGGGCCGTTGCCGGTGGCGAACTGGCTGCGCGCCTCGCTCCAGATTTCGATGACGCGATCGATGTCGCGCTGGACCTCCGGCGTCGCCGGCCTGCCCTTGAGCTTCAACTTGAGGTTCATCGGCATGGCGGTGCGCAGTTTGGCGAAGCCGGCATGCATTTCGGCCGAGACGCTGCGCGCCCTGGCCC
It encodes:
- a CDS encoding HD-GYP domain-containing protein, with the protein product MNSDPTIDVSELRIGLYVYLDLRWFEHPFALSHFKIKTEEQIRTIRGLGLKRVRYSLDLSDREHPDETAAPAEQSARDEVSPVIAKALAAKKAMIERIRVQRASAARIENAFIVTASTIREVEKNILTKPAETVKSATLLVNQISESILSAPELAIHVMGDMAGGEELYFHSLNVTMLSLMLARDLGVPQEAVTALGMGALFHDIGRAEIPSRILLKVEPLTQAELHLYEQHCDYGVTLGKRLGFPPPVLAVIHQHHEMFDGSGYPQRLKGESINLLARIVGLANYYDELCNPVNIANALMPHEALSLMFAKLRGKFDPRLLQLLIRRLGVYPPGTVVQLSNGAMAMVATVNTGQPMKPILVVYDESVPRDEAILIDLSLESDLNIAKAIKPALVPRHVYNYLSPRKRVSYYFDACQGQEGTKK
- a CDS encoding glutathione S-transferase family protein: MFDLYIGNKNYSSWSLRPWLLMKHFAIPFTEHMVSVAGRDYNAALKPLSGNARVPCLHEDGFQVWESIAIAETLAERYAQMWPADARARARARSVSAEMHAGFAKLRTAMPMNLKLKLKGRPATPEVQRDIDRVIEIWSEARSQFATGNGPWLFGEFSVADAMFAPIVCRFNVYNVPLPPVAAAYRDAMLAHPAMLEWYAAALKETEAHAHYDQLADDYGGLR